Proteins found in one Canis aureus isolate CA01 chromosome 19, VMU_Caureus_v.1.0, whole genome shotgun sequence genomic segment:
- the KLHL26 gene encoding kelch-like protein 26 isoform X1: MAESGGGGGAGGGGFGAGPGPERPSSMADKNGALKCTFSAPSHSTSLLQGLAALRAQGQLLDVVLTINRETFHAHKVVLAACSDYFRAMFTGGMREASQDVIELKGVSARGLRHIIDFAYSAEVTLDLDCVQDVLGAAVFLQMLPVVELCEEFLKAAMSVETCLNIGHMATTFSLASLKESVDAFTFEHFLQIAEEEDFLHLPLERLVFFLQSNRLQSCAEIDLFRAAVRWLQHDPARRPRASHVLCHIRFPLMRSSDLVDSVQTLDIMVEDVLCRQYLLEAFNYQVLPFRQHEMQSPRTVVRSDVPSLVAFGGTPYTDSDRSVSSKVYQLPEPGARHFRELTEMEVGCSHTCVAVLDNFVYVAGGQHLQYRSGEGAVDACYRYDPHLNRWLRLQAMQESRIQFQLNVLCGMVYATGGRNRAGSLASVERYCPRRNEWGYACSLKRRTWGHAGASEGGRLYISGGYGISVEDKKALHCYDPAADQWEFKAPMSEPRVLHAMVGAGGRIYALGGRMDHVDRCFDVLAVEYYVPETDQWTSVSPMRAGQSEAGCCLLDRKIYIVGGYNWRLNNVTGIVQVYNTETDEWERDLHFPESFAGIACAPVLLPRSGTRSHLLLPCPVFRLSCHQACAQSARQAGWVVCPLPFKGFVASLATFVLVSNL; encoded by the exons aTGGCGGAGTCCGGTGGCGGCGGTGGCGCCGGTGGCGGCGGCTTCGGCGCGGGCCCGGGGCCCGAGCGCCCAAGCAG CATGGCTGACAAAAATGGAGCTCTCAAGTGCACCTTCTCAGCGCCCAGCCATAGCACCAGCCTCCTGCAGGGCCTGGCTGCCCTCCGTGCCCAGGGCCAGCTCCTGGACGTTGTACTCACCATCAACAGAGAGACCTTCCATGCACATAAAGTGGTCCTGGCCGCCTGCAGCGACTACTTCAG GGCCATGTTCACGGGTGGCATGAGGGAGGCGAGCCAGGATGTCATCGAGCTGAAGGGTGTGTCAGCCCGTGGCCTGAGGCACATCATCGACTTTGCCTATAGTGCCGAGGTGACGCTGGACCTGGACTGTGTGCAGGATGTGCTGGGTGCGGCTGTGTTCCTGCAGATGCTTCCTGTGGTGGAGCTGTGCGAGGAGTTCCTTAAGGCCGCCATGAGCGTAGAGACCTGCCTGAACATCGGCCACATGGCCACCACCTTTAGCCTGGCCTCGCTCAAGGAGTCCGTGGATGCCTTCACCTTTGAGCACTTCCTGCAGATCGCAGAAGAGGAGGACTTCCTGCACCTGCCGCTGGAGCGCCTCGTCTTTTTCCTGCAGAGCAATCGGCTGCAGAGCTGTGCCGAGATCGATCTGTTCCGGGCCGCAGTCCGCTGGCTGCAGCACGACCCAGCCCGGCGGCCACGGGCCAGCCACGTGCTCTGCCACATCCGCTTCCCGCTCATGCGGTCGTCAGACTTGGTGGACAGCGTGCAGACGCTGGACATCATGGTGGAGGACGTGCTGTGCCGCCAGTACCTGCTGGAGGCCTTCAACTACCAGGTGCTGCCCTTCCGGCAGCACGAGATGCAATCCCCACGCACAGTCGTGCGCTCGGATGTGCCCTCCCTGGTCGCCTTTGGTGGCACGCCCTATACTGACAGCGACCGCTCTGTCAGCAGTAAGGTGTACCAGCTGCCTGAGCCGGGTGCCCGCCACTTCCGGGAGCTCACAGAGATGGAAGTGGGCTGCAGCCACACGTGCGTGGCTGTGCTAGACAACTTTGTGTACGTGGCCGGGGGCCAGCACCTGCAGTACCGCAGTGGTGAGGGTGCTGTGGACGCCTGCTACCGCTATGACCCCCACCTGAACCGCTGGCTGcgcctgcaggccatgcaggagaGCCGTATCCAGTTCCAGTTGAACGTGCTGTGTGGCATGGTGTATGCCACGGGTGGCCGCAACCGGGCTGGCAGCCTGGCCTCAGTCGAGAGGTACTGCCCACGGCGCAATGAGTGGGGCTACGCCTGCTCTCTGAAGCGCCGCACCTGGGGCCACGCGGGTGCCTCAGAGGGGGGCCGCCTCTACATTTCAGGCGGCTATGGCATCTCTGTGGAAGACAAGAAGGCGCTGCACTGCTACGACCCTGCCGCTGACCAGTGGGAGTTTAAGGCACCCATGAGCGAGCCCCGTGTACTTCACGCCATGGTGGGTGCTGGCGGCCGCATCTATGCCCTGGGTGGCCGTATGGACCACGTCGACCGCTGCTTTGACGTGCTGGCGGTGGAGTACTATGTGCCCGAAACAGACCAGTGGACCAGTGTGAGCCCCATGCGGGCTGGCCAGTCAGAGGCCGGCTGCTGCCTACTGGACAGGAAGATCTACATCGTAGGGGGCTACAACTGGCGCCTCAACAACGTGACGGGCATTGTGCAAGTATACAACACAGAGACGGACGAGTGGGAGCGTGACCTGCACTTCCCAGAGTCCTTTGCAGGCATTGCCTGTGCCCCTGTCCTGCTGCCCCGGTCGGGGACCAGGAG CCATCTACTCCTGCCTTGTCCCGTGTTCAGGTTGTCATGCCACCAGGCCTGTGCCCAGTCAGCAAGGCAAGCCGGGTGGGTGGTGTGTCCTCTTCCTTTCAAGGGCTTTGTGGCATCTCTGGCCACATTTGTTTTGGTGTCAAACCTCTAA
- the KLHL26 gene encoding kelch-like protein 26 isoform X6: MAESGGGGGAGGGGFGAGPGPERPSSMADKNGALKCTFSAPSHSTSLLQGLAALRAQGQLLDVVLTINRETFHAHKVVLAACSDYFRAMFTGGMREASQDVIELKGVSARGLRHIIDFAYSAEVTLDLDCVQDVLGAAVFLQMLPVVELCEEFLKAAMSVETCLNIGHMATTFSLASLKESVDAFTFEHFLQIAEEEDFLHLPLERLVFFLQSNRLQSCAEIDLFRAAVRWLQHDPARRPRASHVLCHIRFPLMRSSDLVDSVQTLDIMVEDVLCRQYLLEAFNYQVLPFRQHEMQSPRTVVRSDVPSLVAFGGTPYTDSDRSVSSKVYQLPEPGARHFRELTEMEVGCSHTCVAVLDNFVYVAGGQHLQYRSGEGAVDACYRYDPHLNRWLRLQAMQESRIQFQLNVLCGMVYATGGRNRAGSLASVERYCPRRNEWGYACSLKRRTWGHAGASEGGRLYISGGYGISVEDKKALHCYDPAADQWEFKAPMSEPRVLHAMVGAGGRIYALGGRMDHVDRCFDVLAVEYYVPETDQWTSVSPMRAGQSEAGCCLLDRKIYIVGGYNWRLNNVTGIVQVYNTETDEWERDLHFPESFAGIACAPVLLPRSGTRR, translated from the exons aTGGCGGAGTCCGGTGGCGGCGGTGGCGCCGGTGGCGGCGGCTTCGGCGCGGGCCCGGGGCCCGAGCGCCCAAGCAG CATGGCTGACAAAAATGGAGCTCTCAAGTGCACCTTCTCAGCGCCCAGCCATAGCACCAGCCTCCTGCAGGGCCTGGCTGCCCTCCGTGCCCAGGGCCAGCTCCTGGACGTTGTACTCACCATCAACAGAGAGACCTTCCATGCACATAAAGTGGTCCTGGCCGCCTGCAGCGACTACTTCAG GGCCATGTTCACGGGTGGCATGAGGGAGGCGAGCCAGGATGTCATCGAGCTGAAGGGTGTGTCAGCCCGTGGCCTGAGGCACATCATCGACTTTGCCTATAGTGCCGAGGTGACGCTGGACCTGGACTGTGTGCAGGATGTGCTGGGTGCGGCTGTGTTCCTGCAGATGCTTCCTGTGGTGGAGCTGTGCGAGGAGTTCCTTAAGGCCGCCATGAGCGTAGAGACCTGCCTGAACATCGGCCACATGGCCACCACCTTTAGCCTGGCCTCGCTCAAGGAGTCCGTGGATGCCTTCACCTTTGAGCACTTCCTGCAGATCGCAGAAGAGGAGGACTTCCTGCACCTGCCGCTGGAGCGCCTCGTCTTTTTCCTGCAGAGCAATCGGCTGCAGAGCTGTGCCGAGATCGATCTGTTCCGGGCCGCAGTCCGCTGGCTGCAGCACGACCCAGCCCGGCGGCCACGGGCCAGCCACGTGCTCTGCCACATCCGCTTCCCGCTCATGCGGTCGTCAGACTTGGTGGACAGCGTGCAGACGCTGGACATCATGGTGGAGGACGTGCTGTGCCGCCAGTACCTGCTGGAGGCCTTCAACTACCAGGTGCTGCCCTTCCGGCAGCACGAGATGCAATCCCCACGCACAGTCGTGCGCTCGGATGTGCCCTCCCTGGTCGCCTTTGGTGGCACGCCCTATACTGACAGCGACCGCTCTGTCAGCAGTAAGGTGTACCAGCTGCCTGAGCCGGGTGCCCGCCACTTCCGGGAGCTCACAGAGATGGAAGTGGGCTGCAGCCACACGTGCGTGGCTGTGCTAGACAACTTTGTGTACGTGGCCGGGGGCCAGCACCTGCAGTACCGCAGTGGTGAGGGTGCTGTGGACGCCTGCTACCGCTATGACCCCCACCTGAACCGCTGGCTGcgcctgcaggccatgcaggagaGCCGTATCCAGTTCCAGTTGAACGTGCTGTGTGGCATGGTGTATGCCACGGGTGGCCGCAACCGGGCTGGCAGCCTGGCCTCAGTCGAGAGGTACTGCCCACGGCGCAATGAGTGGGGCTACGCCTGCTCTCTGAAGCGCCGCACCTGGGGCCACGCGGGTGCCTCAGAGGGGGGCCGCCTCTACATTTCAGGCGGCTATGGCATCTCTGTGGAAGACAAGAAGGCGCTGCACTGCTACGACCCTGCCGCTGACCAGTGGGAGTTTAAGGCACCCATGAGCGAGCCCCGTGTACTTCACGCCATGGTGGGTGCTGGCGGCCGCATCTATGCCCTGGGTGGCCGTATGGACCACGTCGACCGCTGCTTTGACGTGCTGGCGGTGGAGTACTATGTGCCCGAAACAGACCAGTGGACCAGTGTGAGCCCCATGCGGGCTGGCCAGTCAGAGGCCGGCTGCTGCCTACTGGACAGGAAGATCTACATCGTAGGGGGCTACAACTGGCGCCTCAACAACGTGACGGGCATTGTGCAAGTATACAACACAGAGACGGACGAGTGGGAGCGTGACCTGCACTTCCCAGAGTCCTTTGCAGGCATTGCCTGTGCCCCTGTCCTGCTGCCCCGGTCGGGGACCAGGAGGTAG